A window of Centroberyx gerrardi isolate f3 chromosome 6, fCenGer3.hap1.cur.20231027, whole genome shotgun sequence genomic DNA:
AATATAGTTAAATTGAATGCctgaaaaataatcaaattgattaCCAGAGCTGGTTTTATAAGTGTTTGTATGTTGTAACATGTTCAAATCATCCAATCATTCATGGTTTTTACACTTCTTCTGAGATAGTCTGTTCAGGTATGAGAGACAGTAGAACTGTTAGACTTGTGAGTTCAAAAAATCTTTCTTTAAAAAGGATAACCATTGACAAAAAACACCACTGCAATAGCATttctacatacagtacatgttgcaCACAGGAAATTCTTCagtcacttctttttttttttttagaattttcaTTGGATACATCTTAGAAGTATACATAATTCTCAACTGATTACAAAAGATACAATCATTCATTAAATACTTTATGATTCTGACAGGGTGATTTAAACATGTTTGTATCATTTAATTATAATACAAGCTTATTGCACAGATTCTGTACCTTCAACTCCACATTAATAATCTATGCATTGTGTTGATAATGATTATTTAGCTGCAAGCCTAGATAACTGCCTACCGCCTTTTTGCCATGCTATGTTTGTGAAATGGAAAAGTGTGATGTTCAGCTAAATATGTTGTTTTCTACAGTATTGCAGTCTTGACCATTGTTTCTCATGACTTGTATTCCTATCTTTATACCATTGTGCGCATACGTTTAGATGATACAGTATCACACTGggatttggagagagagagatgaatggacTCCACTCTCAGTCAGAGGATGTTTGTAGCTATTGCAtgatctttctctttctgatgTACAGCGCAAGGCAGACAGCAATGAAGACAAAGAGAATAGTTAGGAAGCCAAGGCTGCCAATTACAGCCTTCAGAGTCCTGTCGTACCTGGACTCGGATGCTGCGGCTGGatgggcagagaggaagagaaacattAAGACACTGGAGAATATTGTGGTGCTTTATTACACATTGCATATTTTAAATTAAGAAATTCTTCATTAGCCAATATCAAAGGATTTTGTTCACTAATCAAGTAGCCCATCAGAGACAAAGGTGTAAAACTACTCATCCCACTGTATTGTCCCGCTGCAAATGAttttttgccccccccccaaaaaaaaaaatcagtaattTCCTACCATAAGAAGATGCCACAACTGGACGTCCTGCTGTAAAGTTAAACAGGTCAAAATTAATGGAGtatgatttgttttgttgttgttgttgttgttgttgttgttgttgtggataAAACTGAACAGAGGGCTTGATTAAAGACATACCACTGGTCTGACTGGACACTGAGATGGCGGGAGAGGAGACTGTAGCCACACTGTTGTTATCTTCCTCCTGGTTTGACTGGAcagctctcttcctcctggatGAACAATCCtgttcaaaaagaaaaaaagacattagagaaaaatctatctatctatctatctaaatcTAAATGATGCGTCTCAGGGAAAACGGTGAATATGTCACGCTTTATCAAAAATAAAGCGTGTGTATTTCACGATTTACATGCCTTTACCATTTGGCCTAGACACTTTAATGATCTGCTCATTATGGAGTTATTGTTTATCACTGCTCAAACAGACCTGTGAAACTGCTCTATTATGGGAGAGAATGGGGAGAACACTCATAGCCAAACTTTGAtctctgggggaaaaaaaaagttttgggaAGACCGGCTCAAAATTTTTCAAACATGAAATATACACAACATTGAGCAAAATCAAGCAGATCAGAAAAGCATGTAGTCCACATGGTGAAGTCATCTAAGCCATGAAATACTGTACAGTTTTGTGGATAAAGAGTGAGACATTCACAGTTTTTTGGGACACAGAGTAGCTTAGGGAGTGTGAAGTGATATTCGTGACTCACAGGCTTTAAATCGTTACATTGGGAAACCTGGCAGAGTCTGGTGACACAGTGCAGGTAGAAAGTGGAAACTGTCTGATTTTTGTGTTCAACAAATCTGAAGGCCTCAAAGGAGAAGTGTGCGTTCTGAGCGTCCCCATTTAACTGCATATGAGTCTGTCCGTCACGTGTACACCTTGGGATGAAAAAGCCACCAGTTATGGGATTGCAAGTTGGGAGTGGCCACAAGTATACAGAGTTGGCTTGGAAGTAAGTTTCATTGTACAAGTTATTATGGCTATATGTTAAAACATGCTGCATAGCTGACAGTGGCTCACCCGACAAAAAGGTCGTAGAAGGTGCTGTTTGAGGGAAAAGGGTGTGTTGATGCATAGCACCTGTCAAGCAGCACGTTGAACCTtcgaggagagacaggtggattttaacaatgtcttacTGGATATTTCTTTTCAGATATATTCACTGATGATATGAAGTGTAGTGCTGTCAGCTTCTTCAGTACCTGTTTGTTAGATTGGTAGCTTTAACTGCCACATAAATCCTGGTCTTCAGGTTGAGTCCTGTTGGTGGCACTATAAGTGACTCAGTGTATTCTCTGTCCTGTCCCACAAAAAAATAAGAACACCATCAAGTCAACATGAAACAATTTTGCCTTGTTATAAATACTCTGTGTGCAACATGTTGAATCCAAACGCTAGAGCAGGTCTTACTTTGTAGAGGTGCATACTCAGTGTGCTGATGAAAGTACCGTTATTGTCTCTTACGGCGAGACTCACACCCGATCTGTATTGAATGAAAAGGAGTTCATATTatgtattcatatatttttttccactcaatCCACTTGGATGAATCACGACTGAATGGGTTGGTGCTAATTACTTTGTGTTCTGTGAGTGAGGTGGCATACTCACACGCCCAGTTCAGTGTTGTTCACCAGATATTGCATTGGGTAGCGGCAGGAGAACATGTACAGGATCT
This region includes:
- the LOC139922374 gene encoding zona pellucida-like domain-containing protein 1, yielding MKTYRTMRLAILVCQLGLILRSEAQSPTACITHETNRPPENTDISVTCGTEYMQMSIYICPVYNALYNESLMALNGQFNKAECFGTPDFTTDPPVLKFNFSINANALDVCHNRLEITSDVGTGIFSDFSNVQSVNISGVISSLDPSAGTITYRQQILYMFSCRYPMQYLVNNTELGVSGVSLAVRDNNGTFISTLSMHLYKDREYTESLIVPPTGLNLKTRIYVAVKATNLTNRFNVLLDRCYASTHPFPSNSTFYDLFVGCTRDGQTHMQLNGDAQNAHFSFEAFRFVEHKNQTVSTFYLHCVTRLCQVSQCNDLKPDCSSRRKRAVQSNQEEDNNSVATVSSPAISVSSQTSAAASESRYDRTLKAVIGSLGFLTILFVFIAVCLALYIRKRKIMQ